CCAAAAGTGAAACTGGTTCTTACAGACAATCATCCAGTCAGGCTTAATTTTCAACATTGCACACACGAGgatgaactaaaataaaatcccGTTCTTGAGCAAGAGTCAGATCATATCCGACACGCCGTACATGACTTTATCTCTATCTGGCTGAAAAcggacattaaaaaaaaaggcccagGATTTCCTCTTGGGTTTGTCGGAGTGAACAATTCAGAGCAAACTGTCATGTGGGAACTGTTCTCCCTCAGGGCACAGTGCTCTGAAAACACAACTCAGTGTCTCTGCCTCCTGGATTTACCACTCGCTGCTCCACCTTTTTGCTGCTTTGTCGGGAGGAAGGTGTTTACCGTAGTGGAGGATCAAGGGAAGTGGCTGTGATACTGTTTACGCTCACATTAGTAGATGTAAAGTTAGAGGAGGGTATGAACTGAGGGAAAagatttgttaaaaaatgtacacGATAATCATTCACAGGAAAGAcaaagttctgttttttttttccattgtctGAAGGGGAAGTGAGCCTTACAGGTGATAATCAGAAGCAAAGAGCTGACGGGTACAAATCTTATTTACCTGTCAGATGTGCAGGAATGTTCCACGATCGAGGACAATGTGTGTTTACACTCCGAGTCTCACACCAGATTCAAGACAGTATCCGACATGATGACTCATACAGAGAGCCATTTAGGTCTCCTATAACTCAGacagccccacacacacacacacacataaaagtaCATGTTGAATATAAAAGTTACAAAGCCCAGAGAGTCATATATGAAAGAATGTGATATCATACTAGTGTTTAACTTGTGGGTTttgactacacacacacacacacagatgatatTTGCATGAAACACGTGAAACGAGATGAAGATGAAACACAGAAGTTACAGGAAGTTATATTTGAGTCCGTTAAAACATATCGTCATCGTGTGTCTGACTAAAAGTTAATTATCAAATGGCTTCCTTATTTTCCCCCGCAAAAAAAGTCAGATCCGCTCTGGTCTCCTCGCCATGTTTAGGTGttgactgattgactgaccTTTAATATTCATGTGAGGTTAAACCTCCCTGAACTCTGCAGTTCAGCTCACTTACAGATATGTTTATGTCTTGTGATCAATTTACACAATCTTATATGTTTCATATTAACACTACCTCAATTGCATGGAACTTAATTGTTCACTTAACTTCCACTTACAGCTTCAACTTCCCATTTTGACACTGATATTGTTAAACCCTTTGACGGACATGTAGGCCTGCGTCGAGGCTTCATGTCTTGGCTTTGATACAAATTTATGGAAGCAATCTCCTTTTTGCTTTAACGATTCATGAAAAAAGTGTTCGACAAGCGTTAAGAGTACTTACGAATGCAGGAAGATAACTTAAACATAACATAGGAGGCTATTTCTCATTATAATTATTGtaatatatgtaaaatattaTGACAGTATTGCTTAATAGAGCGGCTGTGATTGATTAATCAACTGAAAGAAAGTTAGTCGCCAACCTTTTTGATAATCGGTTGATTATATGCAAAACTTTTTCTggttcttaaatgtgaagatctgctgcattttcttttgtcatgtatgataataaatgacgattctttgggttttggatcAATTTGAAGATGTCGGTTATGGCTCTTGGAAATTCATTGACTAAAAGATCAATCGACTGATTGTAAAAATGATCGACATATTTGTCAGAAATTACTATAATCATTAGTTTCAGccctattatttatttatatatacataaaaaaaacaagtcgaTCAGTGAACAGAATACCTACATTAGGACTTCATAATAACTGcaaagtaaaatacatttttaaaaaatcacttcagaaagaaatgtgcGGGAAGAGATGAAAAGATAtagtaaagtaaataaataagaatacacaatttctgacattaaaaagaataaaagcaaaacatgatTGCTAATGTTTTAAAGATGCTGGATTGTAGATAAGACTGTGGGTGAGAGTGATAACGATGATCAGCTGTTGCTGAATGTCTGGTGGTTTTGAATCCTCCCGtgtttttctgcctctcctGCTGTCACAAATCCAGGAGTTTATGACTAATGCTGGCTCCCACTGTCCACTTttactgtgctttttttttaaatcaaataactCGACATTTTAAAGATACTGATCTGTTTGTTACGACTGGGACATTTTCTGAATCataatgtgttaaaaacaacacaaaccaaAACCATTAAACACCAAAATAATGCATCGAAAAAGTCACATGTCCGTCTATACCTGCAGCTCTCATGACTTAATAGGGGGTCTGTTCTCTGTTACCGGAAGTCCTGACATCACGAAACTTCAGGTGTTTGCCGCGACGCCGTGATGAGTCGATACTGCGTGCGCGTCCCCGcccacctgagacagagacagaaaccgCCTAGAAAAGCTCGCTCCCGCCGCTCCCCTCCCCACTCAAGGTGCGGCTGAGGAACAGGTGCGTGGAGATTCACCGAGACAGTTGGTGTTTTTTAAGCGTCCcatcagagaaacacacacgTATCACAGCAAAGAGGAGCTGACTTTACCTGAAACAGAGCGAACTTTATctaaaaagaggagagaggaggatttTGGACGTCGttttcaagaagaaaaacaaggagaagaagaagaagaaatggccAACAAGGGTCTGCAGATTTTGGGATTCGCCCTGGCCCTCCTGGGTTTAATTGGATTGATAATTGGCACCATTCTGCCGCAGTGGAAGATGTCCGCGTACGTCGGGGACAACATCATCACCGCCATAGCCATGTACGAGGGGCTGTGGATGTCCTGCGCCTTCCAGAGCACCGGACAGATCCAGTGCAAGGTGTACGACTCGATCCTGCAGCTCAACAGTAAGTCCCTCACCCCCCGTCGAGGTTCTTTTGTCATGTGGAAATAAGTGTCCTAAATGTGgggacatttattttaattttcttttagtATTTTTAGTCATATTTAATGAGGCCTGTTGGGTTGGGAGACCTTGGAAAAGGCTGTGATGCCTTCAATGTCCAAAAAAAGTAGGCCCTTAAACACATCACATACTATTTCGTCATTTATTAAAGTTTATTTCTTGCCAATTgacctacaaaaaaaaaaaaataataattaaagtgTTGCAGGAAATGATGTAACAGGCACCTGTTGGGAGAACAAGAagtgacttcttcttcttcttctccttcggCCATTTTCTCCCTCCTTAAGCTGTTCCTAGAATCCAGCTGGCCTAACCGGTTTCATGTCACTCATTAACCTCTCCTCAGTTCCTCAGTGCAGGTATTTGGGTTAGAAGCAATCTCACGAGGCCTCACCTGCATCATAAAGCAGCAGTAGTACGAGTAGCTTGATGTTTAACCTCCCAGAGATGATTTAAAttaactttaaaaacacacattctttcactttttttttacacccctTGGACAATGATTAGCCTTTGTAGCTACAGCATGCTAACCcccatcttcttcctcctcctgcatgtgtgtgggggggggggaaaaaaaggcccaAAACGTAGGACTTCCATTACACAGCATATGTAGTTACAGGTTAAACAACACCTGTATGACCCGCTGTTTAGTCAACAGGACTGGACACCAGCAAGCCACACAAACATTCGGCCTGCATAGGGGATCAAATGGAACCACTTTGTTGAGTTTCTGGTGCTTTAATGTCGACTCATGTCTTGAATTCAAATTGTCTGAGCAGGACAGTTGCAGTAGGAGCCCGTTAGTTAAACAGTTACAGTAGGCCTCACTTCCTGGATATTTGGCAACACGGGCTGTTTGACGCTCggagaaatgtaataaaatgacACAGTTACTCATTGTTGGTCGAGAAAAGAGCACCTGAAGCTAAATGAAGAAGTTGGAGCGGTCGTTGTGCTTCCTTGTCAGGAAAAAGTCCTCGTGCTGTATCTGTCTTTTATGGCCTTTATCTCTTCTCATCAGGCAGTGGCTTAAATGGGTCACTGGTGGCACGACGGTTGGATTCATGTCTAGAAATCAAAAcctgactgattgattgatagtCTGCCCTCAGGCATAAACTGCCAGAATGTCACACAGGGATCTGTTTCGTGTGAAGtctcctccctgtgtgtgtgtgtgtgtgtgtgtgtgtttgtttgtgtttgcctcGACTCACCTTGTTCACTTAAAAGAGCTCACAGCTGCAAGTTACTCGTTAACTTTGAGTTAAAAGTTCACAAACGGGTCATTTCCTccaaaatggctttttttttctcctctctctttatttttatttctcccTACTGGCTTATCAAAACATTAGATTGAATATCTGCAGCACATTGTTCCTTATCACCTTCCTCAAACACGAGCACAAACCAACTCCTGATAAAAACATTGTGTGATTAAAGCTGCGGTTTTTAGATACGGAGCGAGTGGACAAATAGTGGCTTATTATTCAGAAATACCTGCTCAAAAATCCCAAAGTTTAGGAACATTTGACTCAAACTCCTTTTTCAAAGAtgcttgtcttttgtttttgtttttttgaggtCGTAGTTTGAAAGCTACAAACTATCCACCTGCTGAGAAGCCGAGTGCGAGCTCCTGAAAGTGGGAgcgcctttttctttttttcctttataaTGAAACTTGAAACCTGGTCAGACCTGTTTCTGACTtcgcatgcatgcacacaagcccacacacctcctcccccacccccacctcttTTAGCGCTCCACCGGGCTTCCGGTTGGAGCCAGTTTCTGTGGTGCGTTGTCATAGGGAGCGGCAGCGAGACACAGGAGACGGAGGCCGCTGTGTCGTGCATGAACAGAGCTCGTTTACACGGCTTTGAGTCAAATTTTGTGGCTTTTTAAATGCttaaaagccaaaaaaataaagtgtaaaCACATGAATCATTCAAATATAAATAACTTGACTAATCCAGCACGGCCTTTCAAGTGTTGCCGCACCCCTTTTACCTCGTGTACCCGTTTAATGTCACAATAACTGATGGATTAACCCTTTCTTGTCCTCTTACCCAGGTGCCCTCCAGGCAACCCGCGCCCTCATGATTGTCAGCATTATTGTAACGGTGGCCGGCCTGGGCGTAGCCTGCATGGGAATGAAGTGCACCAACTGTGGAGGAGATGACAAGACGAAGAAGTCTCGCATTGCAATGACCGGAGGCATCATCATCCTGATCGGCTGTAAGACGCCACTCTTTAAACTTGTTTCTGTTTCGCGGCCGTCCGTGTCTTTAACCCCCGAGACAGTCTCAGTGACGTTCTGCTTTGCTCTTCTTGCAGCTTTGTGCTCCATCGTCGCCTGCTCCTGGTACGCTCACGACATCATCCAGGCCTTCTACAACCCTTTCACCCCCGTCAATACCAAGTAAGCACGCCAGCAGAGTACGATGTCTCCAGACACGTTTTTAGATGTGCTTGTTTGTTTAAGATACCGGATTTAAGCTTGTCCTGCCCTCCAGACATTTGCATGAGCCCAGCTCGGTGCTGATGAATTGtcatgtgcatgtttgtttttacgtTCTCTGCTCTGACCTACTGCGACTCCTCTTTCTGCAGGTACGAGTTCGGCTCCGCCATCTTCATCGCGTGGGCCGGAGCTTTCCTGGCTGTAGTTGGAGGCGGCATGCTGGCAGCATCCTGCCCGAGGGGGAAACCCTCGCCAAAGTACCCCATCTCCAGACCCCCCAGCAGCAAGGAATACGTTTGAACGGGACAGGACTCGGTGTTTGGAGGCTGAAGGAACACTTTGACATTCATGCTAGTCCTGCTCAGAGACTGAAGCATTGAAAACATGTATCCCAGGAGACGACTTGtacctgtttttattattttttattgtatgttttaGTTTCTTCAGGGCCCCTCTATGTTACTGTAATATTATTTTAACAGATTAAttattaaagttttaaaataacagctgttTACTTCTGAAAGTGCTTGCCGACCTACAGTCAGTGCTTACTGTTTGTATACTGTGTAGTGTACCATCCACTTAGTTGACACCTGTAAAGCACTATTTGTCAAATGCTTCATGCTAACTTTTACAGTGTGTCTTTGGGGAAACAGTTTGGATGCACTGAACAGAAATATCATCACAGTGGACAAGTCATGCACCACTTGTTACTGTGAATCCACACAGGTTTAAACATCTGGCACCTGAGAACCAATCTGCTTTCATTATTCTCATGTATTTGTGcctttttatttatatgaaCGTAACAAAATCTGTGGAGACTACTGTTTTAAAATCAAACTTAAACTACTGCAAACTGATTCCATAAACTCAGATTGCCAATGTTCTTGCTGACATAcacgcagcagcagctgttgatAGCTTCGTATTTGTTTTACTTGTTCTGTAACAGTTTGTGTGAATGGGCTTTTGCTTATTGCTCCTGTTTGTGGTCCAAATGTGTCGCTGCGCTCAGCTAATGCtaatcttttttaaaagaacTTTTTGAAGTTGTGACTTTGCCATGTTTGTAttgtatataaaataaaagcgtAAACTTGACCGTTTGTTTTCTGGCTTgtgaaaatgcttttttaacaacttttttttctttaacaaagaACAAAACCCAATTATTTAAACtggttaaatattaaatacatttaaacaagtAGTGTAACagtagtacttgagtaaaagtaactATATGGTGCTAAAATGTTAAAGTGAAAGTCAACAATATGAAAaatgagtaaaagtcttaaagtatctgatattaaatgtaccgAAGTAATAAAACTACACGTAGAAGAAAATGATAAGATACCGATGTCTCCATGGTGTCAACTTATTATTGGCCCGGCTGATTCTCGGATTCagtatttattttgaatgtgtttttgtttttaattgaggATCTTTTGCCTTACTTACATCACATTTCAGGGCATTTATCAgtcacttttgtccaaagcgactcacagtaattcatacatccACACACTGATgtgatggctgccatgcaaaaGCAGCTccagctcatcaggagcagtttatcttgcccaaggacacttcagcatgcCTGCCAGGGGAATCTAACCAGAGACCTTCTgctaacaagacactggctctacccctgaccCACAGAGACTCTTACTTGTCAATATGTATTTGACGACTTTAGTTTCCTTGCACATTGCCACTTGCAGTTAAAATGAATTCATCACCTCTGCAAGTAAATCAATTTAGTTCCGTTCCATCTCtgtaaaagaggaaaaaaatcaaataaacaggtaaagaaataaaacatgacacacacacacaccgacagtAGAGTACATGAGACTCAGCCGTCATGTGCAGATGTTTAGTAATTCTGAACAGCATTTTGAATTGTTGGCAATTAGACATGAAAAACCGGCTGCAGATGAATTTCTTACAGAAGCCGGAATCTAATATGATCAGGGCTGCACGTCACTCTGGCTGGAAGCCATCTTCCTTTGAGTTGATGCCTCCACAGCATCGTCATGGCTCACAACATGAGAAGTTGCTCTGGTTTttactgccaccttgtggtgCGTACAGGCAACTGCTTTCAGCTGTGGTACACATATGTATTGAATGGATGGATTCATTCACTGTGcattaggggtggtgaaaaaaatcgattattgattaatcgcgattacaatattgacgattatgattcgattattaaatttccaaaaatcgattaaaaaaaaaaaaaaaaaaatagtttttgaattttttttaaatagtaatacaaactggagtcctcctcttactggcttccgctacatggtccacagtttcacacttaaattgattccaaatctttacaaggacaCAAAGCTTTCcatgcaagtgtccctcaactctcctcacagggtagcaataacctgcgatgcctggacatccaaaACTACAGTCTCAAAAGTGACCATTgcacaggggcggttctagggggggggcaacaggggccagtgccccagtaactctgagtctggacccccctgtggcccccccgacagggagtctgcatcaataatactatgacagatttcttgtaaagattttgttttgaagggaaaggcagaaataaagtgtctcagcagtttactacccaatcagaattgctgaaattgtaaacactgttttgtctgaatgagggatttatctttttctccaggttgtatgtgccccctaacaaaaaaggcGTTAGGCGAAAATCGAAttgataatcgttaataatcgaaaatcgatttgtaatcaaatcgagacttcaataataggaatcgaatcgaatcgaatcgggaaattgggccgattaaccacccctactgTGCATTATGAATCACGTATTATAGGTTCATTATGGGTATAAGTGTGTAAGACAGCATACGCAGGTCTTTGTGTATTTAATTCAAGCTGTCAGATGATGTGAGAATTTTGAGAAAgccacagagttataatgtcaagcactttcaagcacttaaactaaaatccaagcacttttcagaccttgataacacaacattgaaattcaagcactttcaaggatttcaagcacccataCGAACCCtgttttaaagaaaaggctTCGTCCTGCTGTCGTTCACAGCGTCTCGTCTCTCCTCACTTTGTCATTATATGTCTCCGAGTTAAGGTTCTTGTGATCCATCAGAACCAGCGGCGCCTTGCTCCACTTCTccttctgctctgctctcattCTGCCCGCTGTTTCCTCTAATCATTACTCTCCCCCTCGCCCTCGGGTCAGGTCCAAAAAGTAATAACGGTAATGATTTCAGTCCTAAGTGGCCGAACTGTCTGACCCCCAGTCTGCCTCCGTCCTCTAAAACTCAACACACAAAGCCACTGGAAAactcttttttcttctgttgtagGACTTTATATCTACACTGTGGGGATGAGCTGATGAGGGTGTGTGTCACAGgatttgtcatttaaaagcGGCTCCTGTTAAacgctctctctctgctggaatttaattgtttttttgggggggacaACATTCTTCCCCTCCTGCATTAGTTCAGACCACAACACACCTGTTCACTCCTCTCGTCTGATCATTTAATCAAGGCCGGGCTATTTATCACCAGTAGATCCAGGCCGTTACATCAGGCAGTCCCGTGCCACTGAATCACCGAGTAATGATGATGACTTATCGCCGTCCATCAGCCCTCTTCATCACCCTGACAGTAAATGATGCGCCGCTTCGTCTAAGCGGTCATTTATTGGACCATTAAAGGTAAAGATGAACAGAATGGGTCTGAAGTGGCCTTATTACACCAACCTGTGAGTGAATCCACTAACTCAAACTGTcgccacataaacaaacatgcacatacatggatGAGTGAGTGACCGGAGAGAGTTGTGTTGGTTCGTGTAAGGAGCTGCATGGCACAATATTCTatctaaatgtaaaatgcatCAAGTTAAACAAAAACTATGGGCCTCATCTCcccaaatatcaatatttcaatcaggggcggttctagggggggggcaacaggggccagtgcccccgtaactccgagactggacccccctgtggcccccccccccccccccgactgggagtctgcatcaataatacaatgacagatttcttgcaattactttgttttgaagggaaaggcagaaataaagtgtctcagcagtttactacccaatcagaattgctgaaattgtaaacactgttttgtctgaatgagggatttatctttttctccaggttgtatgtgcccccctaacaaaaaaagccggcccccccaacctggccccccctattaaaactggtctagaaccgccactgattTCAATATTTCTCTCATGTGAAAACAACTATTTTTGCTTCCGTTGAGCAAAATTACACAGCGAGGAGAAGCTTTCCGAAGGGGGGGGAAGCTGGACGGAAACAAAATGCAAAGACATCCCGCTCACAAAAAAGGGCTGATATTCACTCTCCAACTCTATAAAACACAGTACTGGCTATAAAGATATTATCTGATCAAGGGTCACAAAGTGCAaacagtgcagtgtgtgtgtacgtgacCCAGTTGACACAGCAGCTGCGGTTCGTTACAAGCAAGAACCGGAACATTAGACCTTAGAGCAGCGTCGACGTTGTGTTACATTTTGAAACGCAAAACGAGAAATCATAGACACACTGTTGCAAAGAGTCTGGAGGCAAGATAGAGTCGTTATCTCCAACGTGCCACCAGAAAATATTGTACTGAGAGAAAGAACATTATTGgtagtaagaaaaaaaacagtatcaGGAATGTGACTGAGATTTTGGCCTTTTGTGGCATAATCATGCTGGAGGAACAACACATTTTGGCTTCAGGATCTGAACTCTTTCTAGAATTATGACGAGAAATATCAAGAATTTTGGAACAATAACGAATGCTCCTGTCTTGTTGTTAATAAGTAAAAATAAGAGCCCACCAGCTTTATTCTAAATTATTttcagtcaatttcacaatttAAGGATCTGCTAAGTAAAGTAAAGAATGGTACATAAAGAATAAAGATATCATGTGCACCTTTTCAATAATCAACTCTACTGAAACTGCACTTTGGCTTGATTTCTGCCCCACAAATTCAAATCAACTTTAAGAGAAATTAACTGCAACTGCATTCATCTGGTTAAAATAAGCGATCACTGCAGAGAATGACAACAATCACAACACTTCcacaatattattttattatttaattcatcTTGTATAGCACAGTCAAACCCACAGCATAATTAAAGTCGTACAAACTTTTACTTTGAGGAACATGGAATGATCTTCTGCTTTAACAGATCAACACTTTCGTAATGTTACTTTTAACGGGTCGAATGAGAACAGTGGATTCATTAAACTTGAGCACAGGTGGAAATGTCTACAAACATTATAACATCCGCAAGGTCTGGGTTGGAGTTAAAATCATTgtaattgaaaagaaaaaaaaaacaacctcgtTTGCAAATTCCTTCATGCATTCAGTCACTCAGAGTGTCACTCAACAACTGGCCTGTTCGCTCCAAGTACTCATGGCAATACAAAAACAAGTGGAACAAACCCTCCACAGTCTCCACTCAGGCCACGCACAGATGTGAAGGCTCTTCAGATGGTTTTTATCATTTCCGGACGGTAAAAAGTCTGAAGAATCATACAGAATATGTCTAAATTCTGACAACGTTTTCAAACTGAAACTAGGCGGACAGTTTGTAGCCATGGTTTTTCTTTCACCTTAGGAATCTCACAACAGCATAAACATtcaaaacattccaaaaaaaagtgcaatatgttcATGGtaacaaacaaattaatattaaatcaaatatcGTGATCATTAACATCTAAAGTCCACCCAAAAAAATTAGGCTTTACCAAAACTGTAAAATGGTTTGAAGATGGCTGGTAGGTGATTTTTATTGGCTGTTGAGCTCTGTTGGTGGTCTTTGTATGTGCTTTCAGGTGGTGTCAATCTGATGCAGTGCCATTGTTCCTGCATGAGGGCCAAATCAACATTAACTGtctatatgaaaaaaaaaagaaaaagatatcCTCCATACTCATGGGCCAAGAATCTAGTGAGaattttatttacacatttacaaaaagatGCAAATTTGTAACGTGCGGCTACGTCACCATCTCTCTAGTCTCTTCATTCAGGAAGGGGGCCGGACAAGACTTAGAAATTAATGAAGTGTGAGGCACAGAGTTTTGGCTTCAGAGGGGTTTGAGAGGTGCTATGGATACAAACAAGTCATAAAAAGAGACGATAAAACTATGGAGACGAGTTATTTAGTAGCATCCTTCACCGTCTGCCTCCACTTCCACAGCTCCAAAATAACCTGAGGgaacaaacaaaatgtctgtTAATATGACGGCATCACGTGTCTAATTAGAAAgaatcaaaaacatttaattattttcctgTGTACATTATTTTCTGACCTGCTCCTgtgctacatttattttacatcacTTCCACTGCTGGTGATTTTAAAAACTTGGGAGCCCTCTAGTGGCAGAACACAGCGGGGAAACAACAGATGCTTATTTTCCTGCCATGCACTTTGCacttaaaaatgtctttgttaaaACTCCTGATAGTCAACAATGGGTATCTGATAAAATACTGCAATGTGAACTTGTACTGTACCTTGGAATCTGAGACTCTATAACCGTGCTTCACAAAGTTCTCAAACTTGGGCTGGATTTTGGGTAATGTTCCTCCCTGTAGAATAAAAGAATGAGTGTTTTAATTCATGGACAGGACAGGAAAAAGGACTGTAATAAAACCAGATAGATGGAAGGACACCAACCTTCTTCATTGACTCCATTATCTTGGCTTTAATCTCAGCAACTGTTAAATCTCCTTTGGGTGTTGGTGGGGTTTTGGGGGACTTCTCACCCTTACCTTTAGGAGTCTGTGGCTGCGAAGGACATCAAGTTTAGATATTAGTAAAAATACATGGATAAGAGAAAGCTTCGCGagcattcattatttttttggggggttaaGTAGACTGCTAACCCACTACGAAGCGTAGAACAAAAGGCCAGTCAATGGAAACTGAGAGTCACCTGTTTCTTGGCTGGAGTGTTGGGTTTCGAACTCTTGCCATTCTGAGCAGGGGCTTTTTTGGATGGTGTCTGCTTGGCCTGAAACAAAGACTTGTCTGTTAGTGACAAAAAGGACAGCAATGTCATTACGCAACAACTGCAAAGACTATGAAATAGGTGCACACCTTAACAGGAGACTCTTCATCTTTGctctcctcatcttcatcatcctcgTCATCATCCctaaaaaggacagaaaaaaaacatttcaaatcaatCGACTAACAGACACAGAAAGTGATCATCATACATATTCTAagagacattttaatcacacaTTTCTGATGCTGGCATTACATCTTTCATTTCAGCTCCGTCATTATGCTTAGACAGTTTTTTGGTCAAATACCCAGCACAGATAACAATAAGTGTTCTCTGTTAAAGTCACAGCTCTACAAGT
This genomic window from Sparus aurata chromosome 13, fSpaAur1.1, whole genome shotgun sequence contains:
- the LOC115594858 gene encoding claudin-7-B-like isoform X1, coding for MANKGLQILGFALALLGLIGLIIGTILPQWKMSAYVGDNIITAIAMYEGLWMSCAFQSTGQIQCKVYDSILQLNSALQATRALMIVSIIVTVAGLGVACMGMKCTNCGGDDKTKKSRIAMTGGIIILIGCKTPLFKLVSVSRPSVSLTPETVSVTFCFALLAALCSIVACSWYAHDIIQAFYNPFTPVNTKYEFGSAIFIAWAGAFLAVVGGGMLAASCPRGKPSPKYPISRPPSSKEYV
- the LOC115594858 gene encoding claudin-7-B-like isoform X2, translating into MANKGLQILGFALALLGLIGLIIGTILPQWKMSAYVGDNIITAIAMYEGLWMSCAFQSTGQIQCKVYDSILQLNSALQATRALMIVSIIVTVAGLGVACMGMKCTNCGGDDKTKKSRIAMTGGIIILIGSLCSIVACSWYAHDIIQAFYNPFTPVNTKYEFGSAIFIAWAGAFLAVVGGGMLAASCPRGKPSPKYPISRPPSSKEYV